A window of the Aquarana catesbeiana isolate 2022-GZ linkage group LG05, ASM4218655v1, whole genome shotgun sequence genome harbors these coding sequences:
- the NXPH1 gene encoding neurexophilin-1 encodes MHALYCVSALLLQSTLQLVLCANISGVGKIGSLKPGGSISTLKHIWTESSKDLSISRLLSQTFHGKDNQTSLDMRYDTPEPYTEQELWEWLRNSTDLQEPRSRSKRRPIVKTGKFKKMFGWGDFHSNIKTVKLNLLITGKIVDHGNGTFSVYFRHNSTGQGNVSVSLVPPTKIVEFDLAQQSVIDAKDSKSFNCRIEYEKVDKATKNTLCNYDPSKTCYQEQTQSHVSWLCSKPFKVICIYISFYSTDYKLVQKVCPDYNYHSDTPYFPSG; translated from the coding sequence GTGTTGTGTGCTAATATATCAGGTGTTGGAAAAATTGGAAGTTTAAAACCAGGAGGATCCATATCCACACTTAAACATATATGGACAGAAAGTAGCAAGGACTTGTCTATAAGTCGACTCCTTTCACAGACTTTTCATGGCAAAGATAACCAAACCTCCTTGGATATGAGATATGACACTCCAGAACCGTACACGGAACAAGAGCTGTGGGAATGGCTGAGGAACTCAACAGACCTGCAAGAACCACGTTCCAGGTCCAAAAGAAGGCCAATTGTGAAGACGGGCAAGTTCAAGAAAATGTTCGGATGGGGGGATTTCCATTCCAACATCAAAACAGTGAAGCTAAATTTGTTGATAACAGGGAAAATTGTAGATCATGGCAACGGAACCTTCAGTGTTTACTTCCGACACAATTCAACTGGTCAGGGGAATGTATCAGTCAGCTTGGTCCCACCAACCAAAATAGTGGAATTTGACCTGGCCCAGCAATCGGTGATCGACGCTAAAGATTCTAAATCCTTCAACTGTCGCATTGAGTATGAGAAGGTTGACAAGGCCACCAAGAACACTCTTTGCAACTATGATCCTTCAAAAACTTGCTATCAGGAACAGACCCAAAGCCATGTGTCTTGGTTATGCTCCAAACCCTTCAAAGTGATCtgtatttatatttcattttataGTACAGATTATAAACTAGTACAAAAGGTGTGTCCCGATTATAACTACCACAGTGATACACCCTATTTCCCTTCTGGTTGA